One stretch of Bacteroidota bacterium DNA includes these proteins:
- a CDS encoding enoyl-CoA hydratase-related protein, which translates to MNYQHIIVTIENHIARVMLNRSPVNALNKELVAELVYAANTFKANGEVWVVAVTAAGKTFCAGADLKERAGVSQDQVINFVKGIQSVAASWCDIAQPVIMGIQGPALGGGLEFALSGDILVASETATLGLPETSLGIIPAAGGTQRLAQRTSSGVAKKWILTAKHFSAKEAKEDGVVDFVFPAETFAKEFEKIVQTVTANAPLAIRQAKKAIESSYSDWLMDGFENERTYYEPLIPTEDRSEALKAFAEKRKPVWKGK; encoded by the coding sequence ATGAACTATCAACATATTATCGTAACAATTGAGAATCACATCGCACGAGTAATGCTCAACCGGTCGCCGGTGAACGCTTTAAATAAAGAGCTCGTTGCTGAACTTGTCTATGCAGCAAATACATTTAAAGCGAATGGTGAAGTTTGGGTAGTTGCCGTAACAGCGGCGGGAAAAACATTTTGTGCCGGTGCCGATCTTAAAGAGCGAGCGGGAGTGTCGCAAGATCAAGTGATCAATTTTGTGAAAGGAATCCAATCTGTCGCTGCGTCATGGTGCGATATTGCTCAACCGGTCATTATGGGAATTCAAGGTCCCGCTCTAGGTGGAGGATTGGAGTTTGCCTTGTCGGGGGATATTCTCGTAGCGAGCGAAACTGCAACATTAGGATTACCGGAGACGAGTTTGGGTATTATTCCTGCTGCAGGAGGAACGCAACGGTTAGCGCAACGGACTTCATCGGGAGTTGCGAAGAAATGGATTTTGACGGCAAAACATTTTTCCGCGAAAGAAGCAAAGGAAGATGGTGTGGTCGATTTTGTTTTTCCGGCAGAAACCTTTGCAAAAGAATTTGAGAAGATAGTCCAAACAGTTACAGCAAATGCACCCCTTGCAATTCGTCAGGCGAAAAAAGCGATTGAATCATCCTACAGCGATTGGTTGATGGACGGATTTGAAAATGAACGAACATATTATGAACCGTTGATTCCTACAGAAGACAGAAGCGAAGCACTGAAAGCGTTTGCAGAAAAGAGAAAACCTGTTTGGAAGGGGAAATAA
- the paaZ gene encoding phenylacetic acid degradation bifunctional protein PaaZ, which produces MKIKSYAYGQWIEGNGTATQLLSAVSGEHIFDADSTGLDFNQMIEFGRTVGGVNIRKYTFHQRALMLKELAKYLSERKEIFYKLSYFTGATKTDSWFDIDGGIGTLFAFASKGRKELPNQTVYIDGGTESLSKGGTFVGRHICVPLEGVAVHINAFNFPVWGMLEKFAPSFLAGMPCIIKPATSTSYVAQKVVEEIIASNILPIGSLQIICGSVGNLFDHLSMQDVVTFTGSHSTGIKLRQHKNVIEHSIRFNMEADSLNCCVLGEDATPDSEEFSLYIKEVARELTTKAGQRCTAIRRIIVPNDRVQDVITALQKRLSGVIIGDPILDDVKMGPLVGKDQFTEVTARVGDLSRSSEKVFEYSGEFKKNGHSIENGSFFRPTLMHCAKPLSAIEPHSIEAFGPVSTIMGYSNMDEAIEIVRRGKGSLVGSFFSNNDRFCKEFALGIAPYHGRIMMVNRFSAKESTGHGSPMPQMVHGGPGRAGGGEELGGIRSVLHYMQRTALQGSPTTLGNIYGEYTVGAMTHTDGVHPFKKYFEDLVIGDSLLTKTRTFTIDEVERFADLSGDHFYAHMDDDLARKSIFERRVVHGYFVLSAAAGLFVEPGFVPVMANYGLEGLRFIKPVYPGDTIQVRLTVKSTRPKEGENQGVVEWDVIVMNQKNEQVAVYTLLTLVVKRKDISKKEKDKS; this is translated from the coding sequence ATGAAAATAAAATCATACGCATACGGACAATGGATTGAAGGGAATGGCACAGCGACACAACTTCTGAGTGCCGTTAGCGGCGAACATATTTTTGATGCAGATAGCACTGGACTCGATTTTAACCAAATGATTGAGTTTGGAAGAACAGTTGGCGGTGTCAATATTCGAAAATATACATTCCATCAACGAGCATTAATGTTGAAGGAATTGGCGAAGTATCTCTCTGAACGGAAAGAAATATTTTATAAACTCTCATACTTTACCGGTGCAACAAAGACTGATTCGTGGTTTGATATCGACGGTGGTATCGGAACACTCTTTGCGTTTGCCAGCAAAGGACGCAAAGAACTTCCTAACCAGACAGTATATATTGACGGCGGAACGGAATCACTCTCAAAAGGTGGTACGTTTGTCGGACGACATATTTGCGTGCCGCTTGAAGGTGTTGCTGTTCATATCAACGCATTTAATTTTCCTGTCTGGGGTATGTTAGAAAAATTTGCCCCTTCTTTTCTTGCCGGAATGCCGTGTATCATCAAACCGGCAACCTCCACCAGTTACGTTGCGCAAAAAGTAGTGGAAGAGATCATTGCTTCGAACATTCTACCTATTGGTTCACTGCAGATCATTTGCGGAAGTGTCGGAAATCTGTTCGATCATCTTTCCATGCAGGATGTGGTGACGTTTACCGGTTCGCATTCCACCGGGATAAAACTCCGACAACACAAAAATGTCATTGAACACTCGATCCGATTCAATATGGAAGCAGATTCTTTGAATTGCTGCGTTCTCGGAGAAGATGCAACGCCGGATTCGGAAGAATTTTCACTCTATATAAAAGAAGTTGCGAGAGAACTAACCACAAAAGCGGGACAACGCTGCACTGCAATTCGGAGAATTATCGTTCCGAATGACCGAGTGCAGGATGTGATTACTGCGTTGCAAAAAAGATTATCCGGAGTCATTATCGGCGATCCAATTCTTGATGATGTAAAAATGGGTCCATTGGTTGGAAAAGATCAGTTTACAGAAGTAACCGCACGCGTTGGAGACTTATCACGATCGAGTGAAAAAGTATTTGAGTATTCCGGTGAATTCAAAAAGAATGGACACAGTATTGAAAATGGTTCGTTCTTTCGCCCTACATTGATGCATTGTGCCAAACCATTATCCGCTATTGAGCCGCATAGCATAGAAGCATTTGGTCCTGTCAGCACGATAATGGGATATTCGAATATGGATGAAGCTATTGAAATTGTGCGGCGAGGGAAAGGGAGTTTAGTCGGTTCATTCTTTTCAAACAATGATCGTTTTTGCAAAGAGTTTGCTTTGGGAATCGCTCCATATCATGGACGGATTATGATGGTTAATCGTTTTAGCGCGAAAGAATCGACCGGTCACGGTTCACCGATGCCGCAAATGGTTCATGGAGGACCGGGAAGAGCTGGAGGTGGAGAGGAATTGGGTGGAATTCGAAGCGTGCTTCACTACATGCAGCGAACTGCGCTTCAGGGATCGCCGACAACTCTGGGAAATATTTATGGTGAATACACTGTTGGAGCAATGACACATACAGATGGAGTCCATCCATTCAAAAAATATTTTGAAGATTTGGTGATTGGTGATTCATTATTAACCAAAACAAGAACATTTACCATTGATGAAGTCGAACGGTTTGCAGATTTGAGCGGCGATCATTTCTATGCGCATATGGATGATGATCTTGCACGGAAATCAATTTTTGAACGGCGCGTAGTGCATGGATATTTTGTTCTTTCTGCAGCGGCAGGATTGTTTGTAGAACCCGGATTTGTTCCGGTGATGGCGAACTACGGGCTTGAAGGATTGCGATTTATTAAACCTGTCTATCCCGGCGATACGATTCAGGTACGGTTAACGGTAAAATCTACTCGTCCTAAAGAAGGGGAGAATCAAGGTGTTGTAGAATGGGATGTGATTGTGATGAACCAAAAGAATGAACAAGTTGCTGTGTATACATTACTGACGTTAGTAGTAAAAAGAAAAGACATAAGTAAAAAGGAAAAAGATAAAAGTTAA
- a CDS encoding cyclic nucleotide-binding domain-containing protein, translating into MDSSSFDISRVLIAAGLAAISMISMIIGTAIGVYTKPAQRTTAIIMAFGTGALIQALAIELALKGAHRLTNQAMFSGVDAWAWVASGFVAGGLIYYLVNKWLEKKGAAIRHPALAKFYYLQRKRADSSIVLNQLSKVELVRSLPPEEMEGVLSCIEPVTVKAGEIVFHQGDPGNALYLIDNGEVDITSGLGSDQKIIATLGVGQSFGEMALLNNDLRTATAVAKSNAHLLKIGKEQFDALMEISPALRKSVEQLNTKRILMNVQNLRDAGDSQHWRKVAAANINRISRAEELTYMKQSVISGNPLALFLGAMMDTIPESIIIGAGFLSLDSYTFTFILAVFLSNLPESMGSSMNMLEAGYSKSKIFGLWFGLIVAGIIAAALGNIYLLNAPPTIITVVEALAGGGILAMVASVMMPEAYEDGGAEVGLATIVGFLAAFFFTLV; encoded by the coding sequence ATGGACTCATCATCGTTCGACATATCTAGAGTTTTGATCGCAGCCGGTCTTGCGGCAATTTCAATGATATCCATGATCATTGGAACGGCCATCGGTGTCTATACTAAACCGGCACAGCGAACAACGGCAATCATTATGGCCTTCGGAACCGGAGCATTAATCCAAGCGTTAGCCATAGAACTTGCCTTAAAAGGTGCTCATCGATTAACCAATCAAGCAATGTTTAGCGGAGTCGATGCGTGGGCATGGGTTGCTTCAGGTTTTGTTGCCGGCGGATTGATCTATTATCTGGTCAATAAATGGTTGGAAAAAAAAGGTGCCGCCATTCGTCATCCCGCGCTGGCAAAATTCTATTACTTGCAGAGAAAACGAGCGGACTCAAGCATTGTTCTTAATCAACTTTCGAAAGTCGAGCTTGTCCGTTCCCTTCCTCCTGAAGAGATGGAAGGTGTGCTCAGTTGCATTGAACCGGTTACTGTTAAAGCCGGAGAAATAGTGTTTCACCAAGGCGACCCTGGAAATGCGTTATATCTTATTGATAACGGAGAAGTTGATATCACATCCGGTTTGGGAAGTGATCAAAAAATTATTGCAACACTTGGAGTGGGACAATCGTTCGGCGAGATGGCGTTATTGAATAACGATCTCCGGACTGCAACAGCAGTTGCCAAGAGCAATGCTCATCTTTTAAAAATTGGGAAGGAACAATTTGACGCGTTGATGGAAATTTCGCCAGCATTGCGGAAGTCCGTTGAGCAGCTAAACACTAAACGGATACTGATGAATGTGCAGAATCTACGAGACGCGGGCGATTCACAACATTGGAGAAAGGTAGCAGCGGCAAACATCAATCGAATCTCACGAGCCGAAGAACTTACCTACATGAAACAGAGCGTCATCAGCGGAAATCCGTTGGCATTATTTCTCGGAGCGATGATGGATACCATACCGGAATCGATCATTATCGGCGCCGGATTTCTTTCGCTTGATTCGTATACGTTCACATTCATTCTTGCCGTTTTTCTTTCAAATCTACCAGAATCAATGGGAAGTTCCATGAACATGCTTGAGGCAGGCTACAGCAAATCGAAGATTTTCGGATTGTGGTTTGGATTAATTGTTGCTGGTATCATCGCAGCAGCGCTGGGAAATATTTATCTGCTGAATGCCCCTCCCACAATTATTACGGTGGTAGAAGCATTAGCAGGCGGTGGCATTCTTGCAATGGTTGCATCTGTAATGATGCCGGAAGCATATGAAGATGGCGGCGCCGAGGTAGGTCTTGCAACGATTGTCGGTTTCCTGGCAGCGTTCTTTTTTACATTAGTGTAA
- a CDS encoding virulence protein RhuM/Fic/DOC family protein → MKNKSENKGEVIIYKTEGGREAIDVHLENETVWLNQSQMAILFGRDRVAITQHIGNIFKEKELQKKSVCKDFLHTAADGKTYKTQYYNLDVVISVGYRVKSKRGTQFRIWATNVLRDHLVKGYTVNKKALARTTASIAELQKTIALVTSVRDKKLSSDEAQGLLTIIKQYADTWTTLEAYDSKKLQKRTSSQQSISLTPGDVREKLAALKKELIRKGEASDLFAAERDHGIEQILGAIDQTFGGQELYPSIEEKAAHIFYFTIKDHPFSDGNKRSGAFLFLEYLRRNNALFKKDRTVKINDTALTALALLIAESDPKEKEQMIALITNLLKD, encoded by the coding sequence ATGAAAAATAAATCCGAAAATAAAGGCGAAGTAATCATTTACAAAACCGAAGGTGGGCGAGAAGCAATTGATGTCCACTTGGAAAATGAGACTGTTTGGCTGAATCAATCACAAATGGCAATATTGTTTGGCAGAGATCGGGTGGCTATTACACAACATATCGGCAATATTTTTAAAGAAAAAGAACTGCAAAAAAAATCAGTATGTAAGGATTTCTTACATACTGCAGCGGATGGAAAAACATATAAAACGCAGTATTATAATCTCGATGTGGTCATTTCTGTCGGTTACCGGGTCAAATCAAAACGAGGGACGCAATTTCGCATCTGGGCAACGAATGTGTTGCGGGATCATCTAGTAAAAGGATATACGGTTAACAAAAAAGCACTTGCCAGAACGACTGCAAGCATTGCAGAGTTACAAAAAACCATCGCGCTAGTTACCAGTGTCCGCGATAAGAAGCTTTCTTCAGATGAAGCGCAGGGATTGCTGACAATCATTAAGCAGTACGCCGACACGTGGACAACGTTAGAAGCATACGATTCAAAAAAATTACAAAAGCGAACGTCGTCACAGCAATCCATTTCTCTTACACCGGGTGATGTCCGTGAAAAACTTGCTGCACTGAAAAAAGAATTGATTCGCAAAGGTGAAGCGAGCGATCTGTTTGCAGCAGAACGCGACCACGGAATAGAGCAAATACTTGGCGCGATAGATCAAACATTTGGCGGACAAGAATTATATCCAAGTATTGAAGAAAAGGCAGCACACATTTTTTATTTCACAATAAAAGATCATCCGTTTTCCGACGGCAACAAACGGAGCGGAGCGTTTCTTTTTCTTGAATACTTAAGAAGGAACAATGCGTTGTTTAAGAAAGATCGTACAGTAAAAATCAATGATACCGCATTGACGGCTCTTGCGCTGCTTATTGCAGAAAGCGACCCGAAGGAAAAAGAACAGATGATCGCTTTGATAACAAATTTGCTTAAAGACTGA